The Candidatus Thiothrix anitrata genome includes the window CGGTCAGTTCCAGCAGCAATTCGGCAAGGGGTTTGTTTTCGACTTGCTGCTCTGTTGGCAAATCGTCGGGCAGGCGTTCGCCGAGGGCGGCGAGGATGCGTGGCATCGCTTCCTGCAATTTGCCAACGTCCAGCTCGATCTTTTCGCCAGCGGGTTCTTCATCAAACCACATGCCCAACGCAGCAGGCAGAATACCGGGTAATAATAATGGGATGACCGTTACACCGGCTTGCTCGGCTAAACGAACTTCTTTGCGTACCCACGATGAATTGACGGTATGGGTGCTAATCACCATTAAGACTTGGCGGGCGGTGCGGATGGCTTCGGCAACTTCCGGCCAAAGTTTGTCGCCACCGCGCAGATTACGCGAATCGACCCACACGTTAAGGTGATGAGGTTCCAGCTTTTCACGCAATTGCTTGACGAACGCATCGTCAGCGGTCGCGTGCGAAATGAAGATGTGTTGGTGTTGCCCTGACATGCTGCAAGCCCTGCTTGTTGAGGTTTACAGCAGTATATCTTACCCCGTTAGCAAATTCGCCAAATTAACAAAATCCTCGACCGCCAACGTTTCCGTTACACCGACTTGCTCGGCTAAACGAACTTCTTTGCGTACCCACGATGAATTGACGGTATGGGTGCTAATCACCATCAGCACATGGCGGGCGGTGCGGATGGCTTCGGCAACTTCCGGCCAAAGTTTGTCGCCACCGCGCAAGTTACGCGAATCAGCCCACACGTTAAGATGATGAAGTTCCAGCTTTTCACGCAATTGCTTGACGAACGCATCGTCAGCGGTCGCGTGGGAAATGAAGATGTGTTGGTGTTGCCCTGACATGCTGCAAGTCCTGCTTGTTGAGGTTTACAGCAGTATATCTTACCCCGTTAGCAAATTCGCCAAATTAACAAAATCCTCTACCGATAGCGTTTCCGCCCGACGCACAGGATCTATCCCCACGCTTTCAATCTGCTCTGCGGTCAGCAGCAGTCAAACGATCCATCACTTCCTTTTACAGCATGAACAGCATGTCGCGGATGTGCGCTCGATGTTCCAGAAAGTGGAAAATCAGTGGCGTGGAAATGTTGTACGGCAAGTTGCCGATAATTCGCAACATATCGCCGTCACCGTGTAACGCCGGAATATCCAGCTTGAGTAAGGATGACGAGCACATCCGCCAATTCCGCCACGAGCAGCTTTCCACCTTTGGGATTGGTAAGGAACATTCGGATGCGGAATGGCGCAATATTTTCCGCCAATTGATTGCGCTGGGGTATTTGACGGTGGATGTGGACGGGCATGGCGGCTTGCGTTTGACCGATAACGCCCGCCCGTTATTGCGGGGGGAAATCGAACTGCATTTGCGTAAGGAGCAGAAGCGCGAACGGGTGCGGCGCGATCGTGTGCGGGGTGATCCTGTCGCCAAACCCCGGTTTAACCGCGATACCATGCCCATTGAGGTGGAAGCCTTGTGGGAAGCCTTGCGTGCGCTGCGACTGCGCTTGGCACAGGAACAGGGTGTGCCGCCGTATGTCATTTTCCACGATTCCACCTTGCTGCAAATGGCGGATGAACGCCCGCAAACGCTGGAGGCGATGCGGGGTATTGCGGGGATAGGAGAGCGTAAGTTGGCGCAGTATGGGCAGGCGTTTTTGGATGTGGTGTTGGGACGTGAAGGGGGAAGGCTAGAAAGTGCCGTGCTATACTGAATACCGTGAATGAGCGTTGAAAGAGTGAATGTCATGTCTTTGATACTGCGACAAGAATTTGATGATGTACTGAATCCGTTTGGCAAAAATGCGGCAGAGTTTTTCTTGGCTGCCAGTTTGTACCATGCCCACAAGATCAGCTTTGCAGCGGCTGCGGCATTGGCAAATCTTGGTTTTGATGAATTCCTCTACCGTTTGCGGGAGCATTTTGATACGGGGTATTTTGTTACCGATGAGGTGGTTAAGGAAGATTTGCAGACTGTGGCACGTTTGATGGCGGGTGCATGATGCGGGTAGTTTCTAATACCAGTCCGTTGATTTTCCTGTCTAAGCTGGGTGAACTGGAATTGTTGGCGCATTGTTTTGCTGAAATCAGTATCCCGCAGGCAGTACGTACAGAAGTGGGGGATTTGTCTTTACCCGCATTTGTGCAGGTGCAAACCATTTCCGAGTTCGGCAAGCATTATGTGGCAGGTTCTATCGGTACACTTCATGCGGGCGAGTTGGAGGCAATGGTGTTGGCGCAGGAAACAGCGGCGGATTTTGTGCTGCTGGATGATTTACGCGCCCGCCAGAAAGCCAAACGCATGGGCTTGAACATGATCGGTACGCTGGGCGTGTTGCAGTTGGCTCATGCGAAAGGGCTAATTGGGCATGACAAGTTGTTGGCGCATTATGACGCGCTGGTGAATCAGCATGGCATGTGGTTGTCTGACAAGATGCTTCAGCAGCTTAAAAACGAACAGCGATTCAGAACATAACTATTCGCCTCACTGATCAATGATTTAAGGGGTTTTGGTCTTTTATTTTTCCGGCTATTGTGGCAAAAGGTGGGTATTTTCCAATCATTCCAACCCCTACTACAAAGTGAAACTCATGAAAAAAACCCACCAGCCAAACAGCGTAGCCGTTTAAGCCCACGTCAGGCAAGCAAAATTAAGCAGCGCGACGTATCAGCCCAAAAGCGTGTCATTGCCGCGCAGCAGCGCAAAAAAACCGCCTTGGTGTATGAAATGCACCGCACCATCTTCCAACACTTCCCCCACCTTCTGGATTGGATGCGCCAAGTGGATGACCGCCGCAAGAAAGCCTCGGATTATGAACTGGCAGCCCACCTGACAGCTTGTCTGGCCTTGTTTTTGTTTAAGTCCGAATCGCGTAACCAATACAATCACTACCGTGGTGATGCGCAGTTTGCGGAGAACTACCAACGCCTGTTTGGGTTTGCGATGCCACATGGCGATTCGGTGCATAACGTGATGGCGCAGTTTAATGAAGACCAGATTGAACACCTCAAACACCAAATGGTGCAGGTACTGCTCCGGCGCAAGACGTTCCACGGCAGCCGTTACCGGGGGAAATGGTTCTTGGTGGCGGTCGATGCCAGCGGTGTGGGGAGTTATGCCCATCAGCGTGATGCGCAATGCCTGCACCGCACTAGCAAAACGGGCAAGATCACTTACTTTCACACCGTCCTCGAAGCTCGGCTGGTCACTGCGGGTGGTTTCAGCGTCTCCATTGCCAGCCAGTGGATTGAGAACCCGGAAGGGACGGACTATGACAAGCAAGATTGTGAACGCAAGGCATTTACCCGGCTGGCAACGAAGCTGAAGCAGATCTACCCGCGCTTACCGATCATGATCCTTGCCGATGGCCTTTACCCCTATGAAGGCTTCTTCAACACCTGCAAGGCGAATGGCTGGGCTTACTGCGTCACTTTCAAGGACGGCAACTTGCCCAGCGTCTGGGAGGAAGTTCGCAGTCTGATGCCCTTGCAAGGTGCCAACACCCACCAAGAAATCCGCCATCAGCCCAGTGGGGCAACGACACAGCAAGCCTTCCGCTGGGTGGAGGGTGTGGATTACCAAGGCCATACCTTGCAGTGGCTGGAGTGCCGGGAAACCTTCACCCCCAAGGCAACAGCGGACAATACCTCCGCTCCATCTAGCAAAATCACCCATTTTGTTCACCTCACCGACTTACCCGTGAATTGGCGCAACATTGCCGCTACCAGCCACAGTGGGCGGTTGCGCTGGAAGATCGAAAACGAAGGCTTCAATACCCTCAAAAATCAGGACTATGGCATGAAGCACCAATATGCCCGCAAAAGTTACCGCGCCCTCAAGAATTATTTCCAGTTTATGCAGATGGCACATCTGATTCACCAACTAATGACGCTCACCACCCGCTTCAAGGAAAGCTTTCTGAGCGGTCAAAATCATCCGACCCTGAAAAACCTGTGGCGCGACTTGATCGCCGCCATGCAATGGGGGGAGCTGGACACGCAGGAATTGGAACACGTTGCGGGTACATGCGCCCAATTCCGTTTCAGTACTTAAACGCCGAAAGGGAAACCCAACCCTAACGCTTGGGAAAATCTGCTAACCCAAAGGAGAACAACACCAATAAACAGTGTATGAATCGAAATCTGTTAATCACCTATCAATCGGGGGAGGCTGGAGTATGCTCGTGATAAATTAACGGGATAGGGGAGATCCGCTTTTTTAGGATGTTCTGAATCGCTGAAAACGAATAATGACCTTGCCATAGGGACGTATTGCATACGCCCTCTTCATGCGGAATTACATCACCCCGTTAGCAAATTCGCCAAATTAACAAAATCCTCTACCGATAACGTTTCCGCCCGACGTACCGGATCTATCCCCACACTCTCAATCTGCTCCACCGTCAGCAAGCCTTTCAGCGTATTGCGCAAAGTTTTGCGGCGTTGCGAGAACGCTTGCTGCACCAACTTCCCGAATTGCTCAGGATCATTGGCAACATGTGGGGGCGTTGCCCACGGTTTCAAATACACCACCGCGGAATCAACTTTAGGCGGCGGGGTAAATGCGCCGGGGCCAATTTTCAGCAAATAATGCGGTTCGCAATAGTATTGCACCATCACCGACAGCCGCCCGTAATCGGAGCTATCCGGCTCGGCAGTCAAACGATCTACCACTTCCTTTTGCAGCATGAATAGCATGTCGCGGATGTGCGCCCGATGTTCCAGAAAGTGGAAAATCAGCGGCGTGGAAATGTTGTACGGCAAGTTGCCGATAATCCGCAGCGTATCGCCATCGCCGCGCAGTGCCGGAATATCCAGCTTGAGCGCGTCTTGGGCGTGGATGTGCAATTTACCTTCGGCTTGCGGCTGTTGTTGCCACCAGGCAATCACGTCGCGGTCGATTTCGACCACATCCAGACGCGGCAGTAACTCCAGCAGCGGGAAGGTGAGTGCGCCGGGGCCGGGGCCGATTTCGACGACGTGATCCGTGGGTTGCAGGTTAACAGCGCGGAGCATGTTGTCGATGACGTTGCGGTCGTGCAGGAAATGCTGACCGAAACGTTTTTTGGCGTGTTGTTGGTACTGAGACATAATGTTCCGGGAGTTTTATCCCCTCCCCCCTTGCGGGGGAGGGTTAGGGTGGGGGGTATTACGGCAGTATTTTCAGCTCAACCCGACGGTTTTGCGCTTTGCCATCTGGCGTGGCGTTATCTGCAATTGGTGTGCTGGGGCCGTAACCTTTGGCACTCAGAAGTTCGGCTTTAGCACCTTTTTCCACCAAATATTTCATCACAGCTTCAGCACGGGATTGGGAGAGTTTTTCGTTGGCTGCTTTGTCACCGCTGCTGTCGGTGTGACCGCCTACCTCGATTTTCAGATCGGGGTATTTTTTCAGGGTAACAGCGGCTTCGTCCAGAATTGGCAGGGAGGCAGCCGTGAGAACCGCTGAGCCAGTTTCAAACATGACACCTTTCAGGTTGATGTTTTCGGTTTTGGAACAACCGACCTGATTGACTTCCGTGTTGGCGGCAGTATCGGGGCAGAGGTCATCAGCGTCGGCAACACCATCTTTATCAGCGTCAGGAATCGCGTCACAACCTTTGTCATCAACCTTCACGCCTTCCTTGGTGTCGAGGCACTTATCGGCATCGTCAGGCACACCGTCTTTATCACCATCTGCCGGGGGCGGCGGTGGTAAATCACAACCTTTGTCATCAACTTTTACGCCTTCTTTGGTATCAAGGCACTTATCGGCATCGTCAGGCACACCGTCTTTATCACCATCTGCCGGGGGCGGCGGTGGTAAATCACAACCTTTGTCATCAACTTTTACGCCTTCTTTGGTATCAAGGCACTTGTCGGCATCGTCAGGAACGCCATCTTTGTCAGCATCCGCAGGAGCAGGCGGCGGTAAATCGCAACCCTTTTCATCAACTTTTACGCCTTCTTTGGTATCAAGGCACTTGTCGGCATCGTCAGGAACACCGTCTTTGTCAGCATCCGCAGGAGCGGGCGGCGGTAAATCGCAACCCTTTTCATCAACTTTCACGCCTTCTTTGGTATCAAGACACTTATCGAACTTATCAGGAATACCATCCTTATCCCCGTCTTTGGTTTCGCTTTCCAGCGTACTGGCTAAACGCTGTTTTTCTGCTGCCAATTGCTGTTTTTCGCTCTCCAAAGCAGCGAAATTTTGGCGCAATTGTGCAAATTGCTGAGAAACTTCGGCAATCGCAGAAACTTTTTGATCCATTTCCGTTACTTTGCCTTCCAGCTCACTGTTTTCAACTTTGCAGCTTTCCAACTCAGCCTTTTTGACACTAACAGCCAACTCGCCTTGCAGCGCATCCAACTTACTTTGTAAATCACCCTTACTCTTACTCGCCTCTTCCAACTGACGCTTCAGGTCGGCGATAGTTTGATCCTGTGCGGATAAGGTCTCTTGGGTTTTACTCATCAGCTCAGTTTGTTGCTGACGTAATGTACCCAAGGAACGATTCAGAGTATCAATTTGCTGGGTGGTATTTGTGGTTTGCGTCGTGGTTACTGCCTGTGTTGGTGCTGGCTGTTGCTGCGCACCACTGTAGTACTGGTTGGTGGTGGTATAACCGTTGCGGTAGCCCATATTAGGCCATGCAAAGTTTGGTATTTGTGGCAAATACAATTGCGGCGGCGTAGGTGGGGTAAACAATGGTGCGGGCAAAAAAGAACCGGGGGTGTAGAAGGGCATTCCCATACCAAACGGTTGTGAACCATAACGATAGTTGCTCAAGCTTGTCCCATAGGGTTGCGTGTAGTTATAGGTGTAGCCGTAGGTCGTTGGTGCTGTTGCCGTAGTCGTCGTAGCCGCCACGGGTGTTACACTGGTAGCCGCCGCCGCAGTATTAGTGGCAGTATCCGTCATGCTGGTAATGCTAGTGCTACTAGCAGGATACACATAGCCTTGGGTGGTTTCCGTTTTTTCAGTCACCGTTGTGTCTGCGGTTGCCATTGTAGCTGGTGCAACCTCACCCACACTGGTCGTCGTGGTCACCTGAGTGGTGTTAACCACCTCAGATGGCACACTCGCCGGATCAGGAAATTTCAAAGTTTCAGCATAAGCCGACGTGACCAGCACGGAACTCATACTCAGACATGCGATGAATTTATACATAACAGGAATCTTCCTCATCTCAATATTTAAACTTGTTGGAATGATGCGCACTAGCCCTTGCCCCCTAATGACAGGTCGCGGCGGGCGGCCGATATAGTGATAGTAAAACCTGCAATTACGTCTAGAAAAGACATAGCCGCCAAAATCAGAAACACCGAATTTCCACCCCAATCGTAAATAAGCCAAGCGGTTAAATAAGCAATCAGGACAAACGTGGAAAACAAATGATCAAAAATCGTTACTTCTGATGTGCGGGTTGCCTTAAATAATTCCACATAAAGCGTTGCAACCCCAAGCAAAATCATGAAGTCGCCCCACGTCGGCTTCCAAATTGAACCTGATGGCAAACGCATATGGAATAACACGTTATTTAACTTTTCTGGGAAGAAACCAATCTTCACCGCCAACCAATAAACGAGGAATAATACGCCAAATAACGGAACGAGCTGCAAAATTTTAAGCATGACTGTGGCACTATCAGTGAGTTGCGTGCCGCTAAGTATAAAACAAAGCCTAGCTGTCGTCAGGCATAACTCCCACAAATGTTCGTTCGTCGGATGAATTTGTGGTTTTCTGGCAACACACCCTATAGTTCGCACAAGTGTCATCCCATAGCCATAACTAAGACACGCAACGAAAAAAAGAGATAATAAACATGAATAATAAATATTTTCAGCTTTCCTCACGGGCTCTTTTACCACTGCTGTTCTGCTCTGCTACGGTGTTAGCTGGCGATGGCGGTGTTGACGCGCCTTACGGACACATCCCCCCCCCTCAAAATGCGCTTACCTTCGAAAACGAGCAGATAGCTGATGTCAGTTGTGATAGCGGCGATCCGTCACGTGGCGAGTG containing:
- a CDS encoding toll/interleukin-1 receptor domain-containing protein, translating into MSGQHQHIFISHATADDAFVKQLREKLELHHLNVWADSRNLRGGDKLWPEVAEAIRTARHVLMVISTHTVNSSWVRKEVRLAEQVGVTETLAVEDFVNLANLLTG
- a CDS encoding rRNA adenine N-6-methyltransferase family protein, translated to MCSSSLLKLDIPALHGDGDMLRIIGNLPYNISTPLIFHFLEHRAHIRDMLFML
- a CDS encoding HRDC domain-containing protein, with the protein product MSKDDEHIRQFRHEQLSTFGIGKEHSDAEWRNIFRQLIALGYLTVDVDGHGGLRLTDNARPLLRGEIELHLRKEQKRERVRRDRVRGDPVAKPRFNRDTMPIEVEALWEALRALRLRLAQEQGVPPYVIFHDSTLLQMADERPQTLEAMRGIAGIGERKLAQYGQAFLDVVLGREGGRLESAVLY
- a CDS encoding DUF3368 domain-containing protein — translated: MMRVVSNTSPLIFLSKLGELELLAHCFAEISIPQAVRTEVGDLSLPAFVQVQTISEFGKHYVAGSIGTLHAGELEAMVLAQETAADFVLLDDLRARQKAKRMGLNMIGTLGVLQLAHAKGLIGHDKLLAHYDALVNQHGMWLSDKMLQQLKNEQRFRT
- the rsmA gene encoding 16S rRNA (adenine(1518)-N(6)/adenine(1519)-N(6))-dimethyltransferase RsmA, which translates into the protein MSQYQQHAKKRFGQHFLHDRNVIDNMLRAVNLQPTDHVVEIGPGPGALTFPLLELLPRLDVVEIDRDVIAWWQQQPQAEGKLHIHAQDALKLDIPALRGDGDTLRIIGNLPYNISTPLIFHFLEHRAHIRDMLFMLQKEVVDRLTAEPDSSDYGRLSVMVQYYCEPHYLLKIGPGAFTPPPKVDSAVVYLKPWATPPHVANDPEQFGKLVQQAFSQRRKTLRNTLKGLLTVEQIESVGIDPVRRAETLSVEDFVNLANLLTG
- a CDS encoding OmpA family protein; the encoded protein is MYKFIACLSMSSVLVTSAYAETLKFPDPASVPSEVVNTTQVTTTTSVGEVAPATMATADTTVTEKTETTQGYVYPASSTSITSMTDTATNTAAAATSVTPVAATTTTATAPTTYGYTYNYTQPYGTSLSNYRYGSQPFGMGMPFYTPGSFLPAPLFTPPTPPQLYLPQIPNFAWPNMGYRNGYTTTNQYYSGAQQQPAPTQAVTTTQTTNTTQQIDTLNRSLGTLRQQQTELMSKTQETLSAQDQTIADLKRQLEEASKSKGDLQSKLDALQGELAVSVKKAELESCKVENSELEGKVTEMDQKVSAIAEVSQQFAQLRQNFAALESEKQQLAAEKQRLASTLESETKDGDKDGIPDKFDKCLDTKEGVKVDEKGCDLPPPAPADADKDGVPDDADKCLDTKEGVKVDEKGCDLPPPAPADADKDGVPDDADKCLDTKEGVKVDDKGCDLPPPPPADGDKDGVPDDADKCLDTKEGVKVDDKGCDLPPPPPADGDKDGVPDDADKCLDTKEGVKVDDKGCDAIPDADKDGVADADDLCPDTAANTEVNQVGCSKTENINLKGVMFETGSAVLTAASLPILDEAAVTLKKYPDLKIEVGGHTDSSGDKAANEKLSQSRAEAVMKYLVEKGAKAELLSAKGYGPSTPIADNATPDGKAQNRRVELKILP